A stretch of the Danio rerio strain Tuebingen ecotype United States chromosome 18, GRCz12tu, whole genome shotgun sequence genome encodes the following:
- the kcnj1a.1 gene encoding ATP-sensitive inward rectifier potassium channel 1a.1 isoform X1, with amino-acid sequence MSAAPDGLIPAESLAFIRADEGFRSRRTSERLKLSSQTSPADSKMTRSLREWFKEYMSERRGRKNRLVTKDGRCNIEFGNVMHRNRFAYVLDFWTTFVETRWRFILLYFVASFTLSWFIFGLIWYWLARNNGDLLWQNPPPGHKPCAFSVNDMTYAFLFSLETQSTIGFGNIYVTDQCPGGVALIVIQTIIGLFINIFWCGIVMTKISLPKKRAKTITFSESAVICPKKGTLCLQIRVANLRKTLMIGSQIYGKLLRTTVTGGETVILDQVSIDFMVDAGKDNLFFVCPLTLYHIIDKSSPFFNMAVDTMHQQDFELVVFLDGMAESTSSACQVRTSYIPQEIMWGYDFLPIISRSKEGRYRVDFSNFAKVVPVPTAHCTHCYHNEPGNHLHLKGIDNKGFEVIDIEPPNGTKM; translated from the coding sequence ACTCTAAGATGACTCGCTCATTGAGAGAGTGGTTTAAAGAGTACATGTCAGAGCGGCGCGGGCGAAAAAACCGCCTGGTCACCAAAGATGGACGTTGCAACATCGAGTTCGGCAACGTGATGCACAGAAACCGCTTCGCCTACGTCCTCGACTTCTGGACCACCTTCGTGGAGACCCGATGGCGGTTCATCCTCTTGTATTTTGTGGCGTCCTTCACCCTCAGCTGGTTCATCTTCGGACTCATCTGGTACTGGTTGGCAAGAAACAATGGCGACCTGTTGTGGCAGAATCCACCACCAGGTCATAAACCATGCGCTTTTAGCGTTAATGATATGACTTATGCCTTCCTTTTCTCACTGGAGACCCAGTCCACCATTGGGTTTGGCAATATATACGTCACTGACCAATGTCCTGGAGGTGTGGCTTTGATTGTAATCCAGACTATCATAGGACTCTTCATCAACATCTTCTGGTGTGGTATAGTCATGACCAAAATATCCCTTCCAAAAAAGAGAGCCAAAACCATCACCTTCAGTGAATCTGCTGTCATCTGCCCCAAAAAAGGCACTCTTTGCCTTCAAATCCGTGTAGCCAACCTGCGCAAAACCTTAATGATCGGCAGTCAGATTTACGGGAAGCTTCTGAGGACAACAGTCACGGGAGGTGAGACCGTCATCCTGGACCAGGTCAGCATTGACTTCATGGTGGACGCCGGTAAAGACAATCTGTTTTTCGTGTGTCCTTTAACCCTGTACCACATCATTGACAAAAGCAGTCCGTTCTTCAACATGGCTGTGGACACGATGCATCAGCAGGACTTTGAGCTTGTGGTTTTCCTCGATGGCATGGCTGAATCCACCAGCTCTGCCTGCCAGGTCAGGACTTCATACATCCCTCAGGAGATCATGTGGGGCTATGACTTTCTCCCGATCATCTCCCGCAGCAAAGAGGGAAGGTACCGAGTGGACTTTTCCAACTTTGCTAAAGTGGTGCCTGTGCCAACCGCTCATTGCACCCACTGCTACCACAATGAGCCCGGAAACCATCTCCATCTCAAGGGCATTGACAACAAGGGCTTTGAGGTGATCGACATTGAGCCGCCAAACGGCACCAAAATGTAA
- the kcnj1a.1 gene encoding ATP-sensitive inward rectifier potassium channel 1a.1 (The RefSeq protein has 1 substitution compared to this genomic sequence), with the protein MTRSLREWFKEYMSERRGRKNRLVTKDGRCNIEFGNVMHRNRFAYVLDFWTTFVETRWRFILLYFVASFTLSWFIFGLIWYWLARNNGDLLWQNPPPGHKPCAFSVNDMTYAFLFSLETQSTIGFGNIYVTDQCPGGVALIVIQTIIGLFINIFWCGIVMTKISLPKKRAKTITFSESAVICPKKGTLCLQIRVANLRKTLMIGSQIYGKLLRTTVTGGETVILDQVSIDFMVDAGKDNLFFVCPLTLYHIIDKSSPFFNMAVDTMHQQDFELVVFLDGMAESTSSACQVRTSYIPQEIMWGYDFLPIISRSKEGRYRVDFSNFAKVVPVPTAHCSHCYHNEPGNHLHLKGIDNKGFEVIDIEPPNGTKM; encoded by the coding sequence ATGACTCGCTCATTGAGAGAGTGGTTTAAAGAGTACATGTCAGAGCGGCGCGGGCGAAAAAACCGCCTGGTCACCAAAGATGGACGTTGCAACATCGAGTTCGGCAACGTGATGCACAGAAACCGCTTCGCCTACGTCCTCGACTTCTGGACCACCTTCGTGGAGACCCGATGGCGGTTCATCCTCTTGTATTTTGTGGCGTCCTTCACCCTCAGCTGGTTCATCTTCGGACTCATCTGGTACTGGTTGGCAAGAAACAATGGCGACCTGTTGTGGCAGAATCCACCACCAGGTCATAAACCATGCGCTTTTAGCGTTAATGATATGACTTATGCCTTCCTTTTCTCACTGGAGACCCAGTCCACCATTGGGTTTGGCAATATATACGTCACTGACCAATGTCCTGGAGGTGTGGCTTTGATTGTAATCCAGACTATCATAGGACTCTTCATCAACATCTTCTGGTGTGGTATAGTCATGACCAAAATATCCCTTCCAAAAAAGAGAGCCAAAACCATCACCTTCAGTGAATCTGCTGTCATCTGCCCCAAAAAAGGCACTCTTTGCCTTCAAATCCGTGTAGCCAACCTGCGCAAAACCTTAATGATCGGCAGTCAGATTTACGGGAAGCTTCTGAGGACAACAGTCACGGGAGGTGAGACCGTCATCCTGGACCAGGTCAGCATTGACTTCATGGTGGACGCCGGTAAAGACAATCTGTTTTTCGTGTGTCCTTTAACCCTGTACCACATCATTGACAAAAGCAGTCCGTTCTTCAACATGGCTGTGGACACGATGCATCAGCAGGACTTTGAGCTTGTGGTTTTCCTCGATGGCATGGCTGAATCCACCAGCTCTGCCTGCCAGGTCAGGACTTCATACATCCCTCAGGAGATCATGTGGGGCTATGACTTTCTCCCGATCATCTCCCGCAGCAAAGAGGGAAGGTACCGAGTGGACTTTTCCAACTTTGCTAAAGTGGTGCCTGTGCCAACCGCTCATTGCACCCACTGCTACCACAATGAGCCCGGAAACCATCTCCATCTCAAGGGCATTGACAACAAGGGCTTTGAGGTGATCGACATTGAGCCGCCAAACGGCACCAAAATGTAA
- the kcnj1a.2 gene encoding uncharacterized protein LOC541499, which yields MTRSLREWFKDYRLKQRIRKNRLVTKDGRCNIEFGNVLHRSRFTYVLDFWTTLVETRWRFILLYFVASFTLSWFIFGLLWYWLARSNGDLLWQNPPPDHKPCVYSVNDLTYAYLYSLESQATIGYGNVYVTDQCPAGVALITIQMLIGLLISIFWCGIVMTKITLPKKRAKTITFSESAVICPKKGTLCLQIRVANLRKTLMIGSQIYGKLLRTTVTGGETNILDQVSIDFMVDAGKDNLFFVCPLTLYHIIDKSSPFFNMAADTMHQQDFELVVFLDSMAETTSSSCQVRTSYIPQEIMWGYDFLPIISRSKEGRYQVDFSNFAKEVPVPTAHCSRCYHNEPGNHLHLQGIDNKGFEVIDIEVQNSTNM from the coding sequence ATGACTCGCTCCTTAAGAGAGTGGTTCAAAGATTACAGGTTAAAGCAACGCATTCGCAAAAACCGACTGGTCACCAAAGATGGCCGCTGCAACATTGAGTTCGGCAACGTGTTGCACAGAAGCCGATTCACCTACGTCCTCGACTTCTGGACCACCTTGGTGGAGACCCGATGGCGGTTCATCCTCTTGTATTTTGTGGCATCCTTCACCCTCAGCTGGTTCATCTTCGGACTCTTGTGGTACTGGTTAGCAAGAAGCAATGGTGACCTGTTGTGGCAGAATCCACCACCAGATCATAAACCATGCGTTTACAGTGTTAATGATTTGACTTATGCCTACCTCTACTCATTGGAGTCCCAAGCCACTATTGGATATGGCAACGTATACGTCACTGACCAATGTCCTGCAGGTGTGGCTCTGATTACAATCCAGATGCTCATAGGACTCTTAATCAGTATATTCTGGTGTGGTATAGTCATGACCAAAATCACCCTTCCAAAAAAGAGAGCCAAAACCATCACCTTCAGTGAATCCGCTGTCATCTGCCCCAAAAAAGGCACTCTTTGCCTTCAAATCCGTGTAGCCAACCTGCGCAAGACCTTAATGATCGGCAGTCAGATTTACGGGAAGCTTCTGAGGACAACAGTCACTGGAGGTGAGACCAACATCCTGGACCAGGTCAGCATTGACTTCATGGTGGACGCCGGTAAAGACAATCTGTTTTTCGTGTGTCCTTTAACCCTGTACCACATCATTGACAAAAGCAGCCCATTTTTCAACATGGCTGCAGACACGATGCATCAGCAGGACTTTGAGCTTGTGGTTTTCCTGGATAGCATGGCCGAAACCACCAGCTCCTCCTGCCAGGTCAGGACTTCATACATCCCTCAGGAGATCATGTGGGGCTATGACTTTCTCCCGATCATCTCCCGCAGTAAAGAGGGAAGATATCAAGTGGACTTTTCCAACTTTGCCAAAGAGGTGCCTGTTCCTACCGCACATTGCTCCCGCTGCTACCACAATGAGCCCGGAAACCATCTCCATCTCCAGGGCATTGACAACAAGGGCTTTGAGGTGATTGATATAGAGGTTCAAAACAGCACCAACATGTAA
- the kcnj1a.1 gene encoding ATP-sensitive inward rectifier potassium channel 1a.1 isoform X2 has protein sequence MTRSLREWFKEYMSERRGRKNRLVTKDGRCNIEFGNVMHRNRFAYVLDFWTTFVETRWRFILLYFVASFTLSWFIFGLIWYWLARNNGDLLWQNPPPGHKPCAFSVNDMTYAFLFSLETQSTIGFGNIYVTDQCPGGVALIVIQTIIGLFINIFWCGIVMTKISLPKKRAKTITFSESAVICPKKGTLCLQIRVANLRKTLMIGSQIYGKLLRTTVTGGETVILDQVSIDFMVDAGKDNLFFVCPLTLYHIIDKSSPFFNMAVDTMHQQDFELVVFLDGMAESTSSACQVRTSYIPQEIMWGYDFLPIISRSKEGRYRVDFSNFAKVVPVPTAHCTHCYHNEPGNHLHLKGIDNKGFEVIDIEPPNGTKM, from the coding sequence ATGACTCGCTCATTGAGAGAGTGGTTTAAAGAGTACATGTCAGAGCGGCGCGGGCGAAAAAACCGCCTGGTCACCAAAGATGGACGTTGCAACATCGAGTTCGGCAACGTGATGCACAGAAACCGCTTCGCCTACGTCCTCGACTTCTGGACCACCTTCGTGGAGACCCGATGGCGGTTCATCCTCTTGTATTTTGTGGCGTCCTTCACCCTCAGCTGGTTCATCTTCGGACTCATCTGGTACTGGTTGGCAAGAAACAATGGCGACCTGTTGTGGCAGAATCCACCACCAGGTCATAAACCATGCGCTTTTAGCGTTAATGATATGACTTATGCCTTCCTTTTCTCACTGGAGACCCAGTCCACCATTGGGTTTGGCAATATATACGTCACTGACCAATGTCCTGGAGGTGTGGCTTTGATTGTAATCCAGACTATCATAGGACTCTTCATCAACATCTTCTGGTGTGGTATAGTCATGACCAAAATATCCCTTCCAAAAAAGAGAGCCAAAACCATCACCTTCAGTGAATCTGCTGTCATCTGCCCCAAAAAAGGCACTCTTTGCCTTCAAATCCGTGTAGCCAACCTGCGCAAAACCTTAATGATCGGCAGTCAGATTTACGGGAAGCTTCTGAGGACAACAGTCACGGGAGGTGAGACCGTCATCCTGGACCAGGTCAGCATTGACTTCATGGTGGACGCCGGTAAAGACAATCTGTTTTTCGTGTGTCCTTTAACCCTGTACCACATCATTGACAAAAGCAGTCCGTTCTTCAACATGGCTGTGGACACGATGCATCAGCAGGACTTTGAGCTTGTGGTTTTCCTCGATGGCATGGCTGAATCCACCAGCTCTGCCTGCCAGGTCAGGACTTCATACATCCCTCAGGAGATCATGTGGGGCTATGACTTTCTCCCGATCATCTCCCGCAGCAAAGAGGGAAGGTACCGAGTGGACTTTTCCAACTTTGCTAAAGTGGTGCCTGTGCCAACCGCTCATTGCACCCACTGCTACCACAATGAGCCCGGAAACCATCTCCATCTCAAGGGCATTGACAACAAGGGCTTTGAGGTGATCGACATTGAGCCGCCAAACGGCACCAAAATGTAA